In one Actinomyces trachealis genomic region, the following are encoded:
- the ligA gene encoding NAD-dependent DNA ligase LigA, whose product MSAPQPEPQDTALTVNHAAENLSSTEPPAKVRARWRELAKLVNQARRAYYEDTDSQSPWSDAEYDAAYRELEALEATYPALAADSSPTRAVGGKRVQDFAEARHHARMYSLQDVFSLEEVDEWAARVAADTGVPDFEQPMTAEVKIDGLAVALTYENGVLTRAATRGNGDVGEDVTANVRTIASVPQALAGEGHPALLEVRGEVYFPIAEFNAFNDAHREENSARQARNAALEADANGKRPRKEPELQVFANPRNAAAGSLRQKDPKVTASRPLAMIAHGVGAIILAPGQALPLPTAQHQWYALLDSWGLPVSPYNAVVRGVQERRDFIARYAEHRHDLIHEIDGIVFKVDSRELQAAMGFTSRVPRWASAYKYPPEEVHTRLLDIDVQVGRTGRVTPFGIMEPVLVAGSTVSRATLHNATEVARKGVRIGDLVVLRKAGDVIPEIVGPVLEARDGTERPFVMPTLCPSCGTALAPAKDGDVDLRCPNTRSCPAQLTERVAHIGSRGALDVEGLGDEAAAALTQPDAGRADAVAAMAAGHSLETERGKLRLKAKALEAMHPSERVDAVEALLAEHGLGEQEPVLTGEAALFELTAEELRDVQVWRPVSRSGRATGDWRLMRFFWTKATYTPDGSLKKESVPGKNATAVLAQLEAARRQPLWRVLVALSIRHVGPTAARALAARFGSLAALREAQPEELAQVDGVGPVIAASWVRWREVDWHQEILDRWEASGVRSADEPAAEVPAQVLAGLTVVVTGTLAGFTRDGAKEAIVSRGGKAAGSVSKRTSVVVAGENAGSKEAKARELGVPLLDEAGFLRLLEEGAAAIP is encoded by the coding sequence ATGAGCGCCCCCCAGCCTGAGCCACAGGACACCGCCCTCACCGTCAACCATGCGGCAGAGAACCTCTCCTCCACGGAGCCTCCCGCTAAGGTCCGCGCCCGCTGGCGCGAGCTGGCCAAGCTTGTCAACCAGGCCCGGCGCGCCTACTACGAGGACACGGACTCGCAAAGCCCCTGGTCCGACGCCGAGTACGACGCCGCCTACCGCGAGCTTGAGGCGCTGGAGGCCACCTACCCGGCTCTGGCCGCTGACTCCTCACCCACTCGGGCAGTCGGTGGCAAACGGGTGCAGGACTTCGCTGAGGCTCGCCACCATGCGCGCATGTACTCCCTGCAGGACGTATTCAGCCTGGAGGAGGTGGATGAGTGGGCGGCCCGCGTCGCCGCAGACACCGGCGTGCCCGACTTTGAGCAACCCATGACTGCTGAGGTCAAGATTGACGGCCTGGCCGTCGCCCTTACCTATGAGAACGGAGTCCTGACCCGTGCTGCCACCCGCGGCAACGGTGACGTCGGGGAGGACGTCACCGCCAACGTCCGCACCATCGCCTCTGTGCCCCAGGCCTTGGCGGGGGAGGGGCACCCCGCGCTGCTTGAGGTGCGTGGCGAGGTCTATTTCCCGATCGCCGAGTTCAATGCTTTCAATGACGCCCACCGTGAGGAGAATTCCGCCCGCCAAGCGCGCAATGCTGCCCTGGAAGCAGACGCAAACGGTAAGCGGCCGCGCAAGGAGCCGGAGCTGCAGGTTTTCGCCAATCCGCGCAACGCCGCTGCTGGCTCCCTGCGGCAGAAGGACCCCAAGGTCACGGCCTCTCGGCCCCTGGCCATGATCGCCCACGGCGTTGGCGCGATCATTCTTGCGCCTGGTCAGGCGCTGCCCTTGCCCACAGCACAGCACCAGTGGTACGCGCTGCTGGACTCCTGGGGTTTACCGGTATCGCCCTACAACGCGGTGGTGCGCGGCGTCCAAGAGCGGCGGGACTTCATCGCCCGCTACGCGGAGCACCGCCACGACCTGATCCATGAGATCGACGGCATCGTCTTCAAAGTCGACTCTCGCGAACTGCAGGCCGCGATGGGATTTACCTCCCGGGTGCCACGCTGGGCTAGCGCCTACAAGTACCCGCCCGAGGAGGTTCACACCCGGCTGCTGGACATTGACGTGCAGGTGGGGCGTACTGGCCGGGTCACGCCTTTTGGCATCATGGAGCCGGTGCTGGTGGCAGGCTCCACTGTTTCCCGTGCCACCTTGCACAACGCCACTGAGGTGGCGCGCAAGGGCGTGCGTATTGGTGACCTAGTGGTGCTGCGCAAAGCCGGAGACGTGATCCCGGAGATCGTCGGTCCGGTCTTAGAGGCCCGTGACGGCACCGAGCGCCCCTTCGTCATGCCCACGCTGTGCCCTTCCTGCGGCACCGCCCTGGCTCCCGCCAAGGATGGCGACGTCGACTTGCGTTGCCCCAACACCCGCTCTTGCCCGGCCCAGCTCACCGAACGGGTGGCTCATATCGGCTCCCGTGGTGCCTTGGACGTTGAGGGCCTGGGGGACGAGGCCGCTGCCGCCCTCACCCAGCCTGATGCTGGTCGGGCTGACGCCGTCGCCGCCATGGCCGCAGGGCACAGCTTGGAGACTGAACGTGGCAAGCTACGCCTCAAGGCTAAGGCGCTGGAGGCTATGCACCCCTCCGAGCGGGTGGATGCGGTGGAGGCCCTGCTGGCTGAGCATGGCCTGGGGGAGCAGGAGCCGGTGCTCACCGGTGAAGCCGCCCTGTTTGAGCTGACGGCTGAGGAGCTGCGGGATGTGCAGGTGTGGCGCCCGGTTTCACGCAGCGGCAGGGCGACTGGCGACTGGCGCCTCATGCGCTTCTTTTGGACCAAAGCCACCTACACCCCTGACGGCAGCCTCAAGAAGGAATCTGTCCCAGGGAAGAACGCCACCGCCGTGCTGGCCCAGTTGGAGGCTGCCCGCCGCCAGCCCTTGTGGCGCGTGCTGGTGGCTTTGTCTATTCGTCATGTGGGGCCGACGGCGGCGCGGGCGTTGGCGGCCCGTTTCGGTTCGCTGGCGGCCCTGCGAGAGGCGCAGCCTGAGGAGCTGGCGCAGGTCGACGGCGTCGGCCCGGTGATTGCGGCCTCCTGGGTGAGGTGGCGGGAGGTGGACTGGCACCAGGAGATTCTGGATCGCTGGGAGGCCTCCGGAGTGCGCAGCGCGGATGAACCGGCCGCTGAGGTTCCGGCCCAGGTGCTTGCGGGCTTGACCGTGGTGGTCACTGGTACCTTGGCGGGCTTTACCCGCGACGGGGCCAAGGAAGCGATTGTTTCGCGTGGTGGCAAGGCGGCGGGCTCGGTGTCTAAGCGCACGAGCGTTGTGGTCGCTGGGGAGAATGCGGGATCTAAGGAGGCGAAGGCCCGCGAGCTGGGCGTGCCGTTGCTCGATGAGGCTGGCTTCCTGCGTCTGCTGGAGGAGGGTGCTGCCGCTATCCCGTGA
- a CDS encoding L,D-transpeptidase family protein yields MPDNDANQLSLTASGGAAMATAPFPVHATPDVSGAALGGTTSDLPPIVAPVAAPGEAADAYNKPGRRRKLFFWVGGTVSAVLLAGGIGSAAYASHFSSIALPGTTVSGSEVTGMSRDQIIKLVNSRAENVTITITGDVNGSAKLADLGTSIDAEATADSVLQANSSVMNRFKALFKQTAVPVVASSDPDKATTYANGLIPADAVVAKNASVALAEDGLSFKTIPGSAGKTLDASGLAEAAKQAGTTLTSSEVSMTFTMKDPDITDADATAAANEANARIKQDITITSADGERSFTADEATKASWLKVKPGDDGKLTVTVDNTAITTWVDAQAEEANTEPITGKRNVNANGQVVSVSQEAIDGETVSNGEDLAKGIGEALGGNKAYSGAFVMKQEKAEWKERTIAPGAENLAYQAAPGEKWVDVNLSNKTVAAYSGATLVRGPESMVDGEDKTPTVTGIYNVYLKYKTQTMKGLNADGTPYETKDVPWVTYWTGSYALHGAPWRNSFGYSGSHGCVNLPVPTAKWYYDWTEMGTVVVSHW; encoded by the coding sequence GTGCCAGACAATGACGCGAACCAGCTTAGCCTCACTGCCTCCGGCGGCGCGGCAATGGCAACGGCACCCTTCCCGGTCCACGCCACGCCTGACGTCAGTGGCGCCGCCCTGGGCGGCACCACCTCCGACCTGCCCCCGATTGTGGCCCCGGTTGCCGCCCCCGGTGAGGCCGCAGACGCGTACAACAAACCAGGACGCCGCCGAAAGCTGTTCTTCTGGGTCGGTGGCACCGTATCCGCCGTCCTGCTGGCTGGCGGCATCGGCAGTGCTGCCTACGCCAGCCACTTCTCCTCCATCGCCCTGCCCGGCACCACCGTCTCCGGCAGTGAAGTAACCGGCATGAGCCGCGACCAGATCATCAAACTGGTCAACTCTCGGGCTGAGAACGTCACAATCACCATAACCGGTGACGTCAACGGCTCCGCGAAACTGGCAGACCTAGGCACCAGCATCGACGCCGAAGCCACCGCAGACTCCGTACTGCAAGCCAACAGCTCCGTGATGAACCGTTTCAAAGCACTGTTCAAGCAGACGGCTGTGCCGGTGGTTGCCAGCAGCGACCCGGACAAAGCCACTACCTACGCTAATGGCCTGATCCCAGCGGACGCAGTGGTAGCTAAGAACGCCTCCGTAGCCTTGGCCGAAGACGGTCTGTCCTTCAAGACGATACCGGGTTCTGCAGGCAAGACGCTGGACGCTTCCGGCTTGGCCGAAGCTGCCAAGCAGGCTGGCACCACCCTGACCTCCTCCGAAGTCTCCATGACCTTCACAATGAAGGACCCAGACATCACAGACGCGGATGCCACCGCCGCCGCCAACGAGGCCAACGCCCGCATTAAGCAGGACATCACCATCACCAGCGCCGACGGGGAACGCTCCTTCACCGCCGATGAGGCCACAAAAGCCTCCTGGCTCAAGGTAAAACCGGGGGATGATGGCAAGCTCACCGTCACCGTTGACAACACCGCCATCACCACCTGGGTGGACGCCCAGGCCGAAGAGGCCAACACCGAGCCGATCACCGGCAAGCGCAACGTGAACGCCAACGGTCAGGTCGTCTCAGTCTCCCAAGAAGCCATTGACGGCGAAACCGTCTCAAACGGCGAGGACCTGGCCAAGGGCATCGGTGAAGCGCTCGGCGGCAACAAGGCCTACTCCGGAGCCTTCGTCATGAAGCAGGAGAAGGCCGAGTGGAAGGAACGCACCATCGCCCCTGGGGCGGAGAACCTTGCCTACCAGGCGGCCCCCGGTGAGAAGTGGGTTGACGTCAACCTCTCCAACAAGACCGTCGCCGCCTACTCCGGCGCAACGCTGGTTCGTGGCCCCGAGTCCATGGTCGACGGCGAAGACAAAACCCCCACCGTCACCGGTATCTACAACGTCTACCTCAAATACAAGACCCAGACCATGAAGGGTTTGAACGCTGACGGCACCCCCTACGAGACCAAGGACGTCCCCTGGGTCACGTACTGGACCGGTTCCTACGCCCTGCACGGTGCCCCCTGGCGCAACAGCTTTGGCTACTCCGGCTCGCATGGCTGCGTGAACCTGCCCGTACCGACCGCCAAGTGGTACTACGACTGGACCGAGATGGGCACCGTCGTAGTCAGTCACTGGTGA
- the gatC gene encoding Asp-tRNA(Asn)/Glu-tRNA(Gln) amidotransferase subunit GatC, with protein sequence MSAISKDEVARVAALARVALSEEEVARLAGELDAVASSFARVTSVVTPELPATSHPVPLTNVLREDVPGPTLDVEELLAGAPAAEDSMFLVPQILGEDDAS encoded by the coding sequence ATGTCTGCTATCTCTAAAGACGAGGTCGCCCGCGTCGCGGCGCTCGCACGTGTGGCGTTGAGTGAGGAGGAGGTGGCGCGTCTGGCCGGTGAGCTCGATGCCGTCGCTTCCTCCTTCGCCCGGGTCACCAGTGTGGTGACGCCTGAGCTGCCTGCTACCTCCCACCCGGTCCCGTTGACCAATGTTCTGCGCGAGGATGTTCCTGGCCCCACCCTCGACGTGGAGGAGCTGCTCGCGGGCGCGCCTGCCGCCGAGGATTCTATGTTCCTGGTGCCGCAGATCCTGGGGGAGGACGACGCCTCATGA